The following proteins come from a genomic window of Candidatus Paceibacterota bacterium:
- a CDS encoding SLC13 family permease has product MNVEYLVLGIILAVALYLFWTQKQRTDVTALLVMLALILPWPHPNGHWRGILTYQEGFSGFGSPAVVMVTSMFVLGAAMVRTGAAERLGGKLFRACAGSEIFLQAAVLLVTTIFSMFVNDTTVVLIFLPIVLAICKERNLSPSRYLLCVAYGSLLGGQWTLIGTRSNIILSDYLRQRTDSGIGFFDFSPIAAAVFGAAFVSFLLFGRRFLPKAAEAESAEDTLGREYLTEVLVTPHSATVGKSLDQLGWWQRSDLTVVELIRGNERIPATNWLKLQSGDILVMQGSVPTIGDLLKSPDFQLKEEVKMDDQALRSVDLLTVEALLSPNSDYLGNTLEQVDFSHDYGFTVMGISRHGKTVRERPMATPLRYGDSLLLLGHVSGLGKLERNPNLFLVGHRHFPALGKKKAVATMLLMLGVVVAAVTNVLTPVISIPLVALLVLLLRYVKVKDAYQAVDWQAVVTVAGMIPFGLALEKTGAAEALARGAVVALEGFGPLAVLAALLLFALMLTQVIENAAAAIILAPVAFQLARETGADPKPFMVGLAICVSAAFCTPFAHESTILVMGPGRYRFKHYMQVGGVLALLTWLIASLLTPLVWPFGP; this is encoded by the coding sequence ATGAACGTCGAGTACCTGGTTTTGGGCATAATCCTGGCCGTGGCGCTTTACTTGTTCTGGACCCAGAAGCAGCGAACGGATGTCACCGCGCTGCTCGTTATGCTCGCGTTGATCTTGCCCTGGCCACACCCCAATGGGCACTGGAGAGGCATACTGACCTATCAGGAGGGATTCTCCGGCTTTGGAAGCCCGGCGGTTGTCATGGTCACGTCCATGTTCGTATTGGGTGCGGCCATGGTGCGCACCGGCGCGGCCGAACGGTTGGGGGGGAAGCTCTTTCGAGCCTGCGCCGGCAGTGAGATTTTCCTGCAGGCGGCAGTATTGCTCGTGACCACGATCTTCTCGATGTTTGTCAACGACACTACTGTCGTGCTGATCTTCCTGCCCATTGTCCTGGCGATCTGCAAGGAGCGCAACCTCTCACCCTCCCGGTACCTTCTCTGCGTGGCTTATGGTTCGCTGCTTGGCGGACAATGGACGCTGATTGGCACCCGCAGCAATATCATCCTCAGCGATTACCTGCGTCAGCGCACCGATTCGGGCATTGGGTTCTTCGATTTCAGTCCCATCGCCGCGGCGGTCTTCGGCGCGGCCTTCGTGTCTTTCCTGCTTTTTGGCCGCAGATTCCTGCCAAAGGCCGCCGAGGCAGAATCCGCGGAGGATACGTTGGGCCGTGAGTACTTGACCGAGGTGCTCGTGACGCCCCACTCGGCGACGGTCGGGAAGTCCCTGGACCAATTGGGCTGGTGGCAGCGCAGCGACCTGACGGTCGTGGAGTTGATCCGCGGCAACGAGCGCATTCCGGCCACGAACTGGCTCAAGCTCCAGTCGGGCGACATCCTGGTCATGCAAGGGTCTGTCCCGACCATCGGCGACTTGCTCAAGTCACCCGATTTCCAATTGAAGGAGGAGGTGAAGATGGACGACCAGGCCCTCCGCAGTGTGGACCTCCTGACGGTCGAGGCCCTGCTTTCCCCCAACTCGGATTACCTGGGCAACACCTTGGAGCAGGTGGATTTCAGCCACGATTACGGGTTCACGGTGATGGGCATTTCGCGCCACGGCAAAACGGTTCGTGAGCGTCCCATGGCCACCCCACTGCGGTACGGTGATTCCCTGCTGCTTCTTGGACACGTGTCAGGGCTTGGAAAACTGGAGCGAAACCCGAATTTGTTCCTGGTGGGCCATCGGCACTTCCCGGCGCTGGGCAAGAAGAAGGCCGTTGCCACCATGCTGCTGATGCTTGGGGTGGTGGTCGCGGCCGTGACCAATGTCTTAACGCCGGTCATTTCGATTCCGTTGGTGGCCTTGCTGGTGCTGCTGCTCCGTTACGTGAAAGTAAAAGACGCCTATCAAGCCGTGGACTGGCAGGCCGTGGTGACAGTCGCGGGCATGATTCCCTTCGGGCTGGCACTGGAGAAGACGGGCGCGGCAGAAGCCTTGGCGCGCGGGGCCGTAGTGGCGCTGGAGGGATTCGGCCCCCTGGCGGTGTTGGCGGCGCTGCTGCTGTTCGCCTTGATGCTGACGCAAGTGATCGAGAATGCTGCAGCGGCGATCATCCTTGCTCCGGTGGCCTTCCAATTGGCCCGGGAAACCGGCGCTGATCCCAAGCCCTTCATGGTGGGCCTGGCCATCTGTGTCTCCGCGGCGTTCTGCACCCCCTTT
- a CDS encoding cupin domain-containing protein has product MAESEYLAGQVVKWSLPVITGRPGPDAPALKRLLLAQGELAQIHDAEEGIRYMAVIEARAGCVRGNHYHKVKQERIYMLRGKLSVVVEDIQTKARASVPMETGDLLLVKTGIAHALQTVEPGEAIEFGQVRFDPADIFPYALA; this is encoded by the coding sequence ATGGCTGAATCTGAATATCTCGCAGGACAAGTCGTGAAATGGTCACTGCCGGTCATTACTGGACGCCCCGGGCCGGACGCCCCAGCGCTCAAGCGGCTGTTGCTGGCGCAGGGAGAACTGGCGCAGATCCACGACGCCGAAGAAGGAATTCGCTACATGGCGGTCATCGAGGCTCGGGCCGGCTGTGTTCGCGGGAACCATTACCACAAAGTGAAACAGGAACGGATCTACATGCTGAGGGGCAAGTTGTCCGTAGTCGTGGAGGACATTCAGACTAAAGCACGCGCTTCGGTGCCAATGGAAACGGGAGACCTGTTGCTCGTAAAGACTGGCATTGCCCATGCATTGCAGACAGTTGAGCCGGGAGAGGCGATTGAGTTCGGGCAGGTTCGCTTTGATCCGGCCGATATCTTCCCTTACGCCCTGGCTTAG
- a CDS encoding PQQ-binding-like beta-propeller repeat protein: MNDKKSPLGDACLVLIPNSQHRLVPVLTLVMLALGVAMAQADWPEFRGPWGNGHASAPGDNQSHGLPLSWSETNNIKWKTEIPHRGWSTPVVLGGQVWITTATVEGHDFFAIGLDANTGRILFNEKVFHSDDPEPLGNGASMNCYATPSPVIEPGRVYVHFGSFGTACLDTRTGKTLWKREDLPCRHYRGPSSSPIAFQDLLILTFDGANLQYHVALNKETGKTVWKTDRSAAWNDENVPGQMAREGDHRKAHGTPLIVTDAGRPLMLSAGAKAAYGYDPRTGRELWKVCYNDYSTAPRPLFDGGMAYFVTGLSTKELWAVKTDGQGDVTDTGVAWKFKTHVGIYASPLLVDGLIYTAAAENYVTCLEAATGQLVWTGRINGKHAASPVYADGRLYFFSQQGTTTVLRPGRTFEVLATSTLADGFMASPAVSGKAFFLRTKTHLYRVESPASAKSTAEFR; encoded by the coding sequence ATGAACGACAAAAAGAGCCCTTTGGGCGATGCGTGCCTGGTGTTGATCCCCAATAGCCAGCACAGGCTGGTTCCCGTGCTGACGCTCGTGATGCTGGCCCTGGGCGTGGCGATGGCGCAAGCCGACTGGCCGGAATTCCGCGGGCCGTGGGGCAATGGCCACGCGTCGGCCCCGGGCGACAACCAGAGCCACGGCCTGCCTCTAAGCTGGAGCGAGACCAACAACATCAAATGGAAGACGGAGATTCCCCACCGCGGCTGGTCCACACCGGTGGTACTGGGAGGCCAGGTTTGGATTACCACAGCGACCGTCGAAGGCCATGATTTCTTTGCCATCGGCCTGGACGCCAATACCGGTCGCATTCTCTTCAATGAAAAGGTCTTCCACAGCGACGATCCCGAACCGCTCGGCAACGGCGCCTCCATGAACTGCTACGCGACCCCTTCGCCGGTAATCGAACCGGGGCGGGTCTATGTTCACTTCGGCAGCTTCGGCACCGCTTGCCTCGACACCCGCACCGGCAAGACCCTCTGGAAACGTGAGGACCTGCCCTGCCGCCATTACCGCGGCCCTTCCTCCTCCCCCATTGCCTTCCAGGATCTGCTGATACTCACCTTCGACGGCGCCAACCTGCAATACCATGTCGCTCTCAACAAGGAAACCGGCAAGACTGTCTGGAAGACGGACCGTTCCGCCGCTTGGAATGACGAGAACGTGCCCGGCCAGATGGCCCGCGAAGGCGATCACCGCAAAGCACATGGCACCCCTTTGATCGTCACCGATGCCGGCAGACCCCTCATGCTTAGTGCCGGCGCCAAGGCAGCCTACGGCTACGACCCGCGGACCGGTCGGGAACTGTGGAAGGTTTGCTATAACGATTACTCCACCGCCCCCCGCCCGCTCTTCGACGGTGGAATGGCGTATTTTGTCACTGGCCTATCTACGAAGGAACTATGGGCCGTCAAAACCGATGGCCAGGGCGATGTGACTGACACCGGCGTAGCCTGGAAGTTCAAGACGCACGTCGGCATCTACGCCTCGCCGCTGCTGGTGGACGGCCTGATCTACACCGCCGCCGCGGAGAACTACGTGACCTGTCTCGAAGCAGCTACCGGACAACTCGTGTGGACTGGGAGGATCAACGGTAAACACGCAGCCTCGCCGGTTTACGCCGATGGCCGGCTCTATTTCTTCAGTCAGCAGGGCACGACCACCGTGCTCCGCCCTGGCCGCACCTTCGAGGTCCTGGCAACCAGCACCCTCGCGGACGGCTTCATGGCTTCGCCCGCTGTATCCGGCAAGGCGTTCTTCCTCAGGACCAAGACGCACCTCTACCGTGTTGAGTCCCCAGCGTCCGCTAAGAGCACCGCAGAGTTTCGGTAG
- a CDS encoding Gfo/Idh/MocA family oxidoreductase → MHRHSRVTLTRRTFLKLSAAASLVGLPCIVPASVYGRNGRVAPSERINVGLIGLGAMGNGHLRILAGGRQAQLVAVCDPDRQRRDYGVHHVNEICAAQRSAGTFRGCSGISDYRQLLAQSEIDAAVIVTPDHWHALQAIHAAQAGKHVYCEKPVSLTIREGREMVETVRRYARVFQTGTQYRSIPTIRQVCQFVRDGGVGKVKSVFTIWMKMSVPKMGNSYVPLDPALPAETTPEGLDWDLWVGPASWRPYNSAYHRNPIPGVVPWTFCNAFGAGAVTNYHSHAADVIQYAIGMETSGPVEIIHPGSGQFPTLTCRYANGVLLHHVEHWGQVKELYKAVPDQARLEGLFGGLFVGERGWLTSMSGGGPVEGGPEEILREMRLCTRQVNIGANNHHANWFECIRSCGQPSAHEEIGHRSASLGHVVAMAYQLGRGLRWDPAKEVFIGDEEANRLLSRARREPWQA, encoded by the coding sequence ATGCATCGGCATTCGAGAGTGACCCTGACGCGCCGCACCTTCCTCAAGCTCAGTGCCGCCGCTTCGCTGGTGGGGTTGCCCTGCATCGTCCCGGCATCGGTTTACGGTCGAAATGGCAGGGTGGCGCCCAGCGAGCGCATCAATGTCGGGCTGATCGGTCTGGGCGCGATGGGGAACGGGCATCTGCGCATTCTGGCGGGAGGCAGGCAGGCGCAGTTGGTCGCCGTATGCGATCCCGACCGACAGCGGCGCGATTACGGCGTGCATCACGTGAACGAAATTTGCGCGGCGCAGCGCAGTGCGGGGACGTTTCGAGGCTGCTCGGGCATCAGCGATTACCGGCAACTGCTGGCGCAGTCTGAGATTGATGCCGCGGTCATCGTTACGCCGGATCACTGGCACGCTTTGCAGGCAATTCACGCCGCGCAGGCGGGCAAGCATGTCTATTGCGAGAAGCCGGTGTCGCTCACCATTCGCGAAGGTCGTGAGATGGTGGAGACCGTCCGCCGCTACGCGCGCGTCTTCCAGACGGGGACACAGTATCGCTCGATTCCTACCATCCGGCAGGTGTGCCAATTTGTGCGCGACGGGGGGGTGGGCAAGGTGAAATCGGTCTTTACCATCTGGATGAAGATGTCGGTTCCGAAAATGGGCAACTCCTACGTGCCGCTCGATCCGGCACTGCCGGCGGAGACGACTCCGGAGGGATTGGATTGGGACCTTTGGGTTGGCCCCGCTTCGTGGCGTCCTTACAACTCGGCCTACCACCGCAACCCGATTCCCGGCGTGGTGCCTTGGACGTTCTGCAACGCCTTTGGCGCGGGCGCGGTTACCAACTACCACTCGCACGCGGCGGATGTGATTCAATACGCCATTGGCATGGAGACCAGCGGTCCGGTGGAGATCATTCATCCCGGAAGCGGGCAGTTTCCAACTCTGACCTGCCGCTACGCCAACGGCGTGTTGCTGCATCACGTGGAGCATTGGGGGCAGGTGAAGGAACTCTACAAGGCGGTCCCGGACCAAGCGCGGCTGGAAGGGCTGTTTGGCGGGTTGTTTGTCGGCGAACGCGGTTGGCTGACCTCGATGTCCGGCGGCGGTCCGGTGGAGGGCGGCCCGGAAGAAATTCTGCGCGAGATGCGCTTGTGCACGCGCCAGGTGAACATCGGTGCCAACAATCATCACGCGAATTGGTTCGAGTGTATTCGTTCGTGCGGGCAGCCGAGTGCACATGAGGAGATCGGCCACCGCTCGGCTTCCCTCGGGCACGTGGTGGCCATGGCCTACCAACTCGGACGCGGCTTGCGGTGGGATCCGGCCAAGGAAGTGTTCATTGGCGATGAGGAGGCAAATCGCCTGCTCTCACGCGCTCGGCGCGAGCCGTGGCAAGCGTAG
- a CDS encoding ThuA domain-containing protein: MHIDRKPRDPVPAEPVLRVTRRAFLSRAGAGALALTCAPAVVRAAPSGAVKTERELVEAAIPARASAAPRKPRKLLIFDGNVNYGGHSSIPTANLAFELMGRRTGAFDTVVSRDQEVFRPESLRQFDGVFFNNCVGNLFTDAALRQSLADFVYGGGGMMGVHGTSVAFTQWPGAVEDWPEFGLMIGARGANHRANNEHVFIKLDDPGHPINQAFGGRGFDYRDEFFRVHEPYSRKRLRVLLSIDTDKTDFNQDPRFTRPERADNDFALAWARNYGRGRTFYCTIAHNPQVFRDPKLLSFYLAAAQFILGDLAAPTIPSAMLTPAIRAQERIGWRLGIEAYTFHKFSLFEAIEKTSALGLPFMGGLSFQKVSNSIPKNLEPGLSDDELRQIRFKLDAAGVRLLTYYIQDIPGDEAGCRRVFEFGRKIGIETFMSEPKPEALGTIEKFCDAYDINVALHNHDAKASPFYWNPAGILKVCEGRSKRLGACADLGYWMRGGVDPIQAARQLKDRLITVQVHDLHARGPEGHDVPWGTGIGETAAFLKELHRLNIRPTMFGLEYSHNWLESMPDIAKCIEFFNQASLDIATGG; the protein is encoded by the coding sequence ATGCACATTGACCGCAAGCCTCGTGATCCGGTCCCCGCTGAGCCCGTGCTTCGGGTGACGCGGCGCGCCTTCCTTTCGCGTGCCGGTGCCGGCGCGCTCGCGCTCACCTGCGCCCCGGCGGTTGTCCGTGCGGCCCCGAGCGGGGCGGTGAAGACCGAGCGCGAATTGGTGGAGGCGGCAATCCCCGCGCGCGCTTCGGCGGCGCCCCGGAAGCCTCGCAAGCTGTTGATTTTCGATGGTAATGTTAATTACGGCGGACACAGTTCTATTCCTACGGCCAATCTCGCGTTCGAGTTGATGGGGCGCAGGACGGGGGCGTTCGACACGGTCGTGAGCCGGGACCAGGAGGTGTTTCGGCCCGAGAGCCTGCGGCAGTTTGACGGCGTGTTTTTCAACAACTGCGTCGGCAACCTCTTTACCGACGCGGCATTGCGGCAGAGCCTGGCGGATTTTGTTTATGGCGGCGGCGGGATGATGGGAGTGCACGGAACCTCGGTGGCGTTTACCCAGTGGCCGGGTGCGGTGGAGGATTGGCCGGAGTTCGGGCTGATGATCGGCGCGCGGGGGGCGAACCACCGCGCGAACAACGAGCATGTGTTCATCAAGCTCGACGACCCCGGGCACCCGATCAACCAGGCCTTCGGCGGCCGGGGTTTCGATTACCGGGACGAGTTCTTCCGGGTGCACGAGCCGTATTCCCGGAAGCGCCTTCGCGTGCTGCTGAGCATTGACACGGACAAGACTGACTTCAATCAAGATCCGCGGTTTACCAGGCCGGAGCGGGCGGATAACGACTTTGCGCTGGCCTGGGCGCGCAACTATGGCCGGGGCCGGACGTTCTACTGCACCATTGCGCACAACCCGCAGGTGTTTCGCGACCCGAAGCTGCTCTCGTTTTACCTGGCGGCGGCTCAGTTTATCCTGGGAGATCTCGCGGCGCCAACCATCCCGAGCGCCATGCTGACGCCGGCGATTCGAGCGCAGGAGAGAATTGGCTGGCGACTCGGTATCGAGGCTTACACCTTCCACAAGTTCTCTTTGTTTGAGGCGATCGAGAAGACGTCCGCGCTGGGCCTGCCGTTCATGGGCGGGCTAAGCTTCCAGAAGGTCAGCAACAGCATTCCAAAGAACCTGGAGCCTGGGCTATCCGATGACGAGTTGCGCCAAATCCGGTTCAAGCTGGATGCCGCGGGCGTGCGTTTGCTCACTTATTACATCCAGGACATCCCAGGGGACGAAGCCGGGTGCCGGAGGGTGTTCGAGTTCGGGCGCAAGATCGGTATCGAGACGTTCATGTCCGAGCCCAAACCTGAGGCGCTCGGGACGATCGAGAAGTTCTGCGACGCCTACGACATCAACGTTGCGCTGCACAATCACGACGCGAAGGCCTCGCCGTTTTACTGGAACCCGGCCGGCATCCTGAAGGTGTGCGAGGGGCGCAGCAAGCGCCTCGGAGCCTGCGCGGACCTTGGCTACTGGATGCGCGGTGGCGTTGATCCGATTCAGGCAGCGCGGCAGTTGAAGGACCGGTTGATCACGGTACAGGTGCACGATCTCCACGCGCGCGGCCCGGAGGGCCACGACGTGCCTTGGGGCACCGGTATTGGAGAAACCGCGGCCTTTTTAAAGGAGCTTCACCGCCTGAACATCCGGCCTACGATGTTCGGGTTGGAGTACTCTCACAACTGGCTGGAATCCATGCCTGATATCGCCAAGTGCATCGAGTTTTTCAACCAGGCGAGCCTTGACATCGCGACTGGAGGGTAA
- a CDS encoding site-specific integrase, whose translation MKTSQNLDSGKSQANTSQPKDWLTVGENLIRYLPSGKYYARIRTGGKLYRESLKTDVLSVAKLRLADLEKSLRQMTENQAEIARGKMTVGGTLKIIRERIQGDAALKPNTKLYYENRIKAMLKSWPELEGMDIRKLSKHDCLKWASRFARGISPTAFNNTTAILKNVCEIAIEFGARLDNPAKALERLTVKPKELELPSFAQFQKFVEAVGNGGGRRNRFSRPCATLVQFLAFGGFRKTEAENITWADVDLDKGFITVRGDTMTGTKNSEVRRVPMIDDMRTLLERLQTERPERKPSDRVMEVAECERAMTRAAKELGIKRLTHHDLRHLFATRCIESGVPIQTVSRWLGHRDGGALAMRVYGHLRDDHSAEMAHKVSFSKPQSA comes from the coding sequence ATGAAAACGAGCCAAAACCTAGACTCAGGCAAAAGCCAAGCCAACACGAGCCAGCCCAAAGACTGGCTAACGGTAGGAGAGAACCTAATCCGCTACCTACCGTCAGGCAAGTATTATGCACGAATCCGAACGGGAGGCAAGCTCTATCGCGAGAGTTTGAAAACAGATGTCCTGAGCGTGGCCAAGCTCAGGCTCGCGGACCTTGAAAAGAGCTTGCGCCAGATGACGGAGAACCAGGCTGAGATTGCGCGAGGCAAGATGACCGTGGGGGGCACTCTGAAGATCATTCGCGAGCGCATACAGGGGGATGCAGCCTTGAAACCAAACACAAAGCTCTATTACGAAAACCGTATCAAGGCGATGTTGAAGTCATGGCCCGAATTGGAGGGGATGGACATTCGCAAGCTATCGAAACACGATTGTTTGAAATGGGCTTCACGGTTCGCGCGGGGCATAAGCCCGACAGCCTTTAACAACACAACCGCAATCTTGAAGAATGTTTGTGAGATTGCGATTGAATTCGGCGCACGTCTCGACAATCCCGCCAAGGCCCTTGAACGTCTCACCGTCAAGCCCAAAGAACTTGAATTGCCGAGTTTCGCGCAGTTTCAAAAGTTTGTGGAAGCGGTTGGCAACGGCGGCGGCAGGCGCAATCGTTTCTCTCGCCCGTGTGCAACCTTGGTTCAGTTCCTTGCGTTTGGGGGCTTCCGCAAGACTGAGGCTGAAAACATCACATGGGCAGATGTTGACTTGGACAAAGGATTCATCACGGTGCGAGGGGACACCATGACAGGCACAAAGAACAGTGAAGTGCGGCGGGTGCCGATGATTGATGACATGCGGACGCTGCTGGAAAGGCTTCAAACCGAACGGCCAGAGCGCAAGCCAAGCGACCGAGTGATGGAAGTGGCCGAGTGCGAAAGGGCGATGACACGGGCGGCAAAAGAGTTGGGCATCAAGCGTCTAACGCATCACGATTTACGGCACTTGTTCGCAACCCGTTGCATTGAATCGGGCGTGCCTATTCAAACGGTGTCAAGATGGTTAGGACATCGTGACGGCGGGGCACTGGCAATGCGGGTCTATGGACACTTGCGGGATGACCATTCCGCAGAAATGGCGCACAAAGTCAGCTTTTCCAAGCCTCAAAGCGCCTAA